GGGCTGGCATCCAACAAGTCCCAGAATTATGGAACTGGAAGAGATCAATGTGTCTTATTAAAATGAGACTCAGAGTATCCATGGGTAAACACTGAAAGGAAAATCTCTACTTAGGaagtgcttattttttttttcaaaatgacctCAAATCTGTTCCCATGTGTCTCATTTTCCCCATGCATCTCCATCACACTTTGATTAATGTTTCTTCCATTCCACAGGTACATGCATAGGTTACTACCTTCAGGTAACAATCTGACCTGGTTTAGGCAAAACGTTTTTCTCTTCAATGTCTTTTAGCATATTTGTGAAAggctggcattttaaaaaatgatgttaataaatcaatactaagagaaacaaaaagaaaacagagagactATATAAACACAAAATCAGGTTGTCTTGTGAAGTCAGACATCATCCTCTCAGCAATGACTGCCTTCTCATGAAAGTGGCTTctccagggagaaaaaaaaataacaccagTTGAAGATGTAAAAGTGTGTTAAGAAACTTTGGCCTAATAAGATAAGTATTCACGAATGTACTGGGAGTAAGACcagctgtcattttcttttttttacctaGAAGTGGCAACATGGGATAGGAGGAATTAGTTTCCAAGCATGAAGAGCAAATTGACTTCAATACAAAGAAATGCAGAAGATAGGAAAAGgagaagtcattcattcattcaacaggaATTTGTTGAGTCCACCTATGTCCCAGGCACAATCTAAATGTCATCATACCTGATGCATTGCCTTCAAGTTTGAGATGGCACCTCAAGGAAGACATCAACAAACTAGAATAGtgacatgcaaaaataaaaaaagaacgtGATGTATGAGAGAGAGATGGTTGTGGGAAATTAGAATATTTAGATAAAGAGACGGCAGATATGACTGATTATCTCAAATCTGTAAAGGGATGCTGGATGAAAAGGGGCCCACATTCATTTGGCAGATTACAAGAGCAGAACAAGGAACGTTTTCTAGAAAACTCAAGGAGGAATGATTGAATGGAAGAAAACGATTAGCCAGGCAATAGTCTGCCTTGAAAAAGTGTCATTCCTGTTCATGAAAATGCAGGAATGGATCCTGAGTGCTGCAGAGGATATTCTGAATTCTGCAGGGCAGCATTTCCAAATCAGGGGTTTGAAAACCttcagaaattcaaaaaaataatccCAACCTTTCACATAGGTAGGGATAGCAATAGTGCACTTTTTTCCAATAggattcttaaaaacaaacacacattaagaaaaagattttaatacCTTTTCGTCAGTATAAAAATTTTTGAGAGCCTCTGTACATGAGGTCTGAGTGAACATGTGCAGTTAAGGATATGGGGAATTTGCTCATGGTTCAGTCACTGATTTGTGATGATTCGCAAAAATAGCAACTGCTTATGTTAACCATTACAATTTTAAACTACTTGTCTTCTTaaccatttatatataatttatacccATTTTGGACCAATGATTAACTAGAggaaatattaggaaaaataatgttgagcttaaaatgaataaacaggACAAACAGACTGGCATTAATTAATCATACATGCTTGGATCATGTTGCACTTAAGAAATTGTATTCATTTCATCATATTCTggtatttcaaaaatgttaaaatatacagTGACAATTTtacctgaaattttatttcatttctgaggATAGATACCATATATCTGGTTATAAAACATTGAGAAGTGCTTACAAATAGAAGCCTGAGTCTTTCACTTTCTAAcattatttaaattcttttaactATGAAGTGCTAACATTCTAAAGAATGTGTTTTGAAAACCGGTTTTGTTCATTTGCATACCCTAACATGTCCTAAAATTTTActctgtattttaatatatatttagtgAACAAACCAAACATGGCAtaattcagcatttaaaaaattatgtgttcaataaattatggttttcataattaatttaaataaattaaatggtaTGTGTTCTTTATTGGTTGGGAATAAATATGTATCTGTTTTATATGCTATTTatattagtttgtatttttataatatttaaaataaatttaataatatatgttttaatttatttcagccagttttaaaaattattttcatgtaaaatgttttctaacaTATTctgcaaattttaaatatattacaaaatttaaacaCTATTAACGAACACATGTATTCCTTATAGCCAGTACAGGAAATAGAATATAATCTAGACATTCTTTCTGTGTATTTATGTTAGTCCTATCCTCCCAGAAGTTAATAGCAATCTGAATTTTTGCtaaggaaatttctttcttttatttatttaccaccTATGTATGCATTCCCaaacaatatattatttagtttttttcgggttttgaaatttgtttaaatatGCTCAAACatgatgctttttttcttttcagacttgcttttgagattcattcacttTGATGTATATAGCTATAATtttacatctttatatatttatttggtcTGTGGTTGACAGACATGTAGGTGATTTGTAATTACTGTTTTAAACATTCTTCTGCACAACACTGGGGCACCACTTCAAAAGTTTCTCTAAAAAGCTGTTTTTAGGAGTGGACTGCCAAAGAGATTTCCAGAATGAAATGATTATGGCAAATACACTCACTCCCAAAGTGGATAATATTTCATAGCACATTCTATTCTTCAACACTTTATATTGACATTCTTCTTAACATCTGTCAATCTGATGGTATGTAAATGCATATATTGCATTGTAAAATTTTGGTCCCTGATTACTGGTAAAGTTAAGCATCTTCTAATATGTTTAATGACAATTCAGGTTTCCTTCTTTggaaaatttatgttattttttagttcattttcttttgagtaCTTGGACTTTTATAAAATTGATTCATAGTAATTCTACatgtattctggatactaatCTTTTCTTGGTAAGGTGTcctgcaaatatcttctcctagttcacagtttctcttttcattagttttaagccattttttaataaaatcaatGACTTCCTTTAATGTGACTTACCAAAACTTTCTTTTATGACTAAAGATTATTGTGTCTTACTTAGAAATAACATAttacctttaatttttctttattttttcacttttttttctcttttaagtctttaatcctccTGGAATTGGTTCTTGCTCATGACTGAGGTAAGAATTCAATtcccttctacttttaaaaaacacaagtaGCCAATTGTCCCAGGATCACTTATTTAACAGTTTATCATTCCCCCACTGTCCTACAATGCCTTTCATATGGCCCCTGGTGACTCCCACCTTCTAGGATTCATGCTTTGTGTAATCACCTGCCCTGATTTAGTGACTTGGTTCCAGTGAATAGAATGTGGTTCTAGTGAGTAGAGGTGATGAAGTATCATTTCAGAGATTAGATCACAAAAGGTGGTGCTTTCCATCTTGGGTTCACTGGCTCTATCTTACTGTCTCTTGACTTGGTTGCCTCGGGAGAAGCCAGCTCCCATGTTGTGACACAGCTCTGTGGACAGGGCCAGGTCTGCCAGTAGCCATGTGAGTAAGCTTAGAAACAGATCCTTCTCCAGTCAAACCTTCGGTGGAGACTGCAGCCCCAGCTCATGAGACtaacctcatgagagaccctgatCCAGAGGAACTGAGTTAAGGTGTGCCTGGATTTCTGAGTCACAGAaagtgtgagataataaatgtctcTAAGCCACGAAAGTTTGGAGTAATTGGTTGTGCAGTAAGCAATAGAAACTTATGCATACCActcttcatattttctatttttagtcagttttcacagattaataagcatttgataaattattttgacAAATCATTTGAATACCTTGGCAAATGTTGTGATATCTGTTTTCACCTGCTTAATCCATGTGCTCTGTCATCCTTTCATTCCTCATGTTCTTTATACATGCCTTCTCacttttttcaaaattcatttgtAAAGAAGTACCCctattttattagtcttttcaaaGAGCCTAATTTAGCATTGCTGATCTCTTTTCCTTtcgttttctctatttttttaggtttttacacatttttcatttttttgacaaCTCTGTAACTGTTGTGTTACATGAAAGAGGAATAATTTCCAGATTACAAATGTCTGGAATGTCAAAGGGCAAGGTTCTTCACTCCTTTCACAGAACAGAAGGTCAAGATTAAGGAAATTTGTCTTGTTCATGGTTGTATAGGTTATTAATTAATGTTTGTTGAGTAATACTTTGATATAATTCTGGAAAATCATCAGGAGAACTATTCCTGGCTCGGGAAAGTCAACTGTGCCAATTGACAAATGTTTGTTGGAGTCCAGGaacagaaattttatttacatatcaaAATATTAGGAACCATAGTCTGAAAAGTAGAAGAACTGTTAGTTCactaggctgccataacaaaacagaATATACTAGATGatataaacaacaggaattttttTCTCGCAGTTCTGTAGATTGTAAAATTCAAGATCAAGGTTGCAGAGCTTTTGCAGCAGGGTTTGGTTTCTGGAGCTTAGAGATGgggctgtcttcttgctgtgttctcacatggagggataaagggagagaaaaagacagacagagagagaaaagagagagagaaagagatctgATGTCTCTCCTTTTACAAAGATACCAGTTCTATTGCATCAGGGCTTCACccttgtctcatttaattttaatcacCTTCTTAAAGGTCCTAGTTCCAATACAGTTACATGGAATGGGTGTGTTAagagtttcaacatgaatttttgaAGGAACACAATTCAGTTCTTGGCAAgaactatgaagaaactgagattaaaatatttaaaattggatattttaaaaagtcttagatATATGGTTGTTAGGTTGTTATTTCTCATTCTGATAATATATCCTGAAACTGGGTAACTGGTTTCTCCATATGTCCTAAGATTGGGCTATACCAttcaccttttttcttccttccctacgTCAAtcttagagacagaaaatagagatTTGGCTCCCTCTTGTTCCTATCCAGCACTGTCACAGGGGAAACATCACCATATTCTATTTCAACTAGACAATTTACTCACTTTTAATTACTCCCTTTGCTCAACAACCTCCTTGAATAGGACTCATTCAGGAATGGGGTCCCAAAGGCTCCAAGGATATTTACATTTCCACATAGGAGAAAACAATGCAGCTGTCAGTGGCTTGGAAGATGTCTTTGCAGAAGACAGAGACATACACTGCTGCATGTCGTTTAGTCAGAGTTTATTTGGCTAAGAAGAAAACTTTCCAGATCATGGGTGGAGATCTCCAACCTCTAATATGCCAAAGGAAAATTTGGGCTAAAAATCCTATACAAACAGATGATTAAATGATCATATTTTCTCTCTGTAAGTTACATAAGGGCCATCtttgcctctttctctccttccttcctttcttccttccttctttccttccttccttccttcctttattcctttctctctctctctctctctctttctttctttctttctttcttttgactgagtctcactctgttggccaggctgaagtgcagtggcacgatctcggctcactgcaacctctacctcccaggttcaagcaattctcctgcctcagcctctggagtagctgaaattacaggggCCCTCACCTCTTTTTTCACTCCTCTTTTATGCTTTGTGTATCCATTGGAGAGGAAAATTTGGAGTCCTCAGTTTACAAAGTGTTCTCAGAGTTCAGGATGAACAGAGCGTGGAGCTACTGGCCAGACGAATAGATGTTATTTGCTTGGTTTATCTTTGAGCCCATTGTCCTGGCCCATCAGCTCACAAACCCCATTCTTATTATTTCACTTTATAATCAGGAATTTGGACTTGATTTTATATTACTAGAGTAACAGAAACTCTAAATAAGCCTACATTTGGATACCttcatttgattctttctttGATATATGACAACCAGGACATTTTTGGAAGCAGTATAGATTATATGTAGCATTTGCCTTGAGTCTGATTGCCTTTTGGAACGTAGTGCAGAGCTTCTTCTGGagtgcaggtgacatgattgtaaaCAGAGAAATTCTAAATATACAGGAAACGGGCAAAAGAGAAACAGGTAAATGATCAAGTTGCTTTAGAAGACTGTGAGGAGAAATTACTATCCGATAGTACCACACAAATCCTTGCACAGGAGGAACGATATCCAATTCTTGCCAGGCATTGAGTgagttttcttatttccttcatcaaacatttattgaaaaattactctgccaggcattgttctTTGCACTGAGAATATAATtgtaaacacaaaaaaaatttactctCCTAGATGTTATATTTGCGTGTTTGTGGGGAGGTAACTGGAAACatattggttttctattgctTACTAAGGAGGATGAGGAAGAACATTTTGAGAGCCTGGTGATGTACAGAGGAAAAACATGGCTAATACTGGGAAAAGATTTGACAAAGCCAGTAATGCCATGATCTATCACAGATGGATCCATCCAGATCTGGGGGAAAGActgatgtttaaaaagaaaaaaaaagaacgtgGATGCCTAGTTCCAGGGTGAACTAGCTGCCTCAATTTGGGAAAGTCACCTAGCCATCCTACTGCTCAAAAGTAATCTTTTCTGTAGACCTCCTCAAAGAGTGACTGCCAGGATTAAATGAATGGAGATTATGTTGTATAAGTGTTTTGAATGCAAAGCAGTGATCAACCTTTATGATTCTCTTAAAAAACATAGACATAAAATCTAATGTCGTTAATAATGTCTCACAACTATGATGATTCTTGAATTGTGGTTCATATCTCCAGTGATACAAAAGAAGTCCTCAAATAATCCTGACATTTCATATCCTTCTACCCTGGGAGGAGGAGTGGGTGTTTGAATGTATCCTGCcctccctttaaaaatatttgctcttACATTGTAAGAATATTGCTTTAATAATGAGCGTTTGTATTTCAAGTaagtataacaaaaatatttgctaCAGAAACTTAGTCGGCTATGGCAGTTACATTCCAAGGATAACGCCTTGTAACTTGAATCATAAGCCTTTCCATAACTTAGAAGCAAATCAAGTCACTTAATTGACTAGTTTTATTTCTCCAGTATGTTCACTTGATTGACAGCAAGCCAAGATATTCTTCCATGTTCTCAGCCTCCTCTTTCTTCCCTAGGACTGGCTTCCATGGAGGTGAAGAACTGCTCCATGGTGACAGAGTTCATCCTTTTGGGAATCCCACACACAGAGGGGCTGGAGATGGTACTTTTTGTCTTATTCCTGCCCTTCTATGCCTGCACTCTACTGGGAAATGTGTCCATCCTTGTTGCTGTTATGTTTTCTGCTCGCCTTCACACACCTATGTATTTCTTCCTGGGAAACTTGTCTGTGTTTGACATGGGTTTCTCCTCAGTGACTTGTCCCAAAATGCTGCTCTACCTTATGGGGCTGAGCCGACTCATCTCCTACAAAGACTGTGTCTGCCAGCTCTTCTTCTTCCACTTCCTGGGGAGCATTGAGTGCTTCTTGTATACGGTGATGGCCTATGACCGCTTCACTGCCATCTGTTATCCTCTGCGATACACAGTCATCATGAACCCCAGAATCTGTGTGGCCCTGGCTGTGGGCACGTGGCTGTTAGGGTGCATTCATTCTAGTATCTTGACCTCCCTCACCTTTGCCTTACCATACTGTGGTTCCAATGAAGTGGATCACTTCTTCTGTGACATTCCAGCACTCTTCCCCTTGGCCTGTGCTGACACATCCTTTGCCCAGAGGGTGAGCTTCACCAACGTTGGCCTCATATCTCTTGCCTGCTTTCTCCTAATTCTTCTATCCTACACTAGAATCATGATTTCTATCTTAAGTATTCGTACAACTGAGGGCCGTCGCCGTGCCTTCTCCACCTGCAGCGCTCACCTCATTGCCATCCTCTGTGCCTATGGGCCCATCATCACTGTCTACCTGCAGCCCACACCCAATCCCATGCTGGGAACCATGGTGCAAATTCTGATGAATCTGGTAGGACCAATGCTGAACCCTTTGATTTATACCTTGAGGAATGAGGAAGTAAAAACAGCCCTGAAAACAATATTGCACAAGATAGGCCATGTTCCTGAGAGTTAGTAAAAGCAGATAAAAGGGTGAATGGCTCTGGAATTCCTTCTGCTTTGACATAGACATTTCATTCTGGAATCTTCATATGTGACAATGACTTGGAATTTTCAGCACTGTGCTGAATGATATGGACCACTATGCTATAATACAttatcttttacatattttattttatcatctaGGTTCTGTCTCTTCACCTATCTTCAAAGTCATATAGTCTTGGTTATTGTTACCTTGCCTTTCTTCTATAGAGAATTGCCTGTCCCTGAAAGGAAGGTATTTTccactgtgcctttttttttttttttttttttgcaccactTTTCTCAATTTACTCCCCTCATACTATTTGTGAGACAAACCTATAGGGAAaggcaataaaaagaagaaaagagattttaaacaACTGATTGagagaataatataatttaaaaaacatattaacaGACTACGGACTAGAGTCAAGATGcagtgtttttttggtttttgttttttgtttttttttcctcctcaaatGTCTGGAAAGGGAATAACTTAGAATTTGTCAGCAAGGATGTTCATCCCACGTCTGACCCCATGCCTGATTAGTCTGCCTAAAGATTTTTAGGCAGATTGGGTTAGCCCCACTGCCTAAGGAAAGTAAAAAACACTGTGTCTAGTATACTAGACTTGGGTCTGTTTCCATCTTGCTACCAGCTATTAGTGTGGTAACAATTTAGTAGCTTTATCCGGTCAGGCTGACGGCTTGGGCCAAATGGCTTTCCAAGCCTGATTCAAGGAGATCCGAGACTCCAGTGAATTTATCCTGAGGTTTCCTTGTTAAATATAGTTAGTGAGAACTTCCTGTTTACTTATCATATGTATTAGATTTCTCGGTAAGATTCCACTGGAAAAAGTTTACAAGTTTCTGGACTTGTTGATCTCTGCGGTACGTTGTAAGATTAAAAAGCATGATGTATATCTTTTTTCTACCCATAACTTTAAAGGTGTTTCTACCTTTTCTTTAACACCTGAACCTCACCCTGACCTCTTGGGTATTCATTTGGGCTTGCTAGACTTGGTAAAGCTCTAAGCATCATTTCGTTTCCTGCCAAATAATTCTgctcttccaaaaaaaattgtaaagaaaatatgtatacttGCATTTGGCCTCATGCAACCTCCTCATTTTTTGATGTGCATCAAAGTTATCTACCTTGGCTCAAAAACAGCTACACAGACGCTTTGTGGAGCCACTGATTAGATGTGAAATCCCATAGAAGACAGAGACACTCAGCATTTTCCTGGATTCATAGTACTAATCACTTAGGGTTCACATAATTTTACCTCTTTACCCCTCTAACCAAAATACAAGCACCGTGTCATTAAAATTCCAACTAGAAAGCTTCCCAATCCACTGTGATGTAATTAAAATAAGTTCAGCTTCATATTCTCCTTTTACCCATTTTCAAAAACTCCTAAACATAACACTCGAATTGTAAAGTCTCTTTTCAGAATTCTCTGTATCCTTGGAACTGTCAAGTTTATAATTGTCTTAGTAGCCTCTTCACTCATTTGTGCCTCAAATTTCTGTCTTCGGTTCAGTAGTATGAAGATTGTCATTTATAGAGCCCTAATTATTTgtcatatattattataaatgctCTATaaaactatctcatttaatcttcaaaacaatctTTGATATTTGTgctattcttcccattttactgTGAGAGGCCCAGGATATGAATGCAAGGCTTTTACACTTAAACACTAAGAAACTCCTTCCAAAATGCTTAGAAATCTTTccaaccaagaagagagaagaaaccaAGAGGGAGCACTTGACTTCATCCATGCCAGCCCAAGAAGCACATCACATCCAAGatgaagatattttctcccactcttatGAAGAAAACAGTAACCAAGGGAGTCAATGGTGGGCTTAACTCCAGAACGTAGATGGTGGAGACCTCAAGTGGGCAAGGCATCTCACTGTGGCAAAGGCCAGGGTGAGAAACGATTGGGCATACCAAGAGGCACACAGCAACGGAGACTCAAAAAAGGACCACGCAGAAATCAGAAGCGCCATATCTTCATGTCTTCTTCCAGTAAAAAACAGACACGAGTCATAGATGAAGGCACTGGAATCTTTGTATCACTGCGGATTGCCGGAAGGAGGAGAGACGACTGAGGATACAAAAATTGGCAAGAACTTGGAAGAAAGCTCTATCCCCAAACACCCACCATATGCCTTCTTCTGTCACCTGTGCTCCACCCCTCTTGTTAGGAAGTTTCCTGACCAATGTAAGGAGATGGCTGTTGATTTTCAGTTATTGATTTCTCACCCGATCTGGGCAATGATCCTTGATCCAGCAGCTCACAATCCTCCCTCTGAGCCCCAATATTGATTTGCATTTAGCTTGTTGAATCCGCTTTCTTTGGATTCATAGAACATCTCAAAAGCCCTGTTATTGACCAAGGGAAAATCTGACAGAAGATCTCAGAGCCCCTCCCTGGCCCCAAAATGGTTTCAGATGTAACTCAACATTCCAGAGGAATGGTAGTAATGGAACtaccttttcccttttctctggtaTATACGTTTCTTATTAACATTATAAGACAAAGTGAACAGATAAAGACAAAATATCACATCCATTTTTAAAGGAATGCTGACCCACCATTAGAAAATCTATTTCCTATTACTGATTTAACTAAATCTGATTTTAATCACAATTTACGTAACTGTTTTGATTCCATTCTCAAATGTATAATCCTTTGAGATTTTAGTTATTCTTAAAGCTTCTTAGTAATGAATCATTAATTAGTAGCTTGCTATTACCAGAGTTAAAACACCTATTTACTATAGTTCTTCCAATATACTCTAAAGCTGTACTTCCTGTACAAACCTGTTTGGGGTCATTCACAGTCACAGCAGAAAAGCTCTTGTATGTTCTCTGCTGTTCTAACTTGCTTAACAGAGACTATGGGGTAGCATTCTATGCTTtaatttctctctcctcctcctttcttaaTTAGAAGCAACATTTTCCATGGCAgtggacatttttttcttttcagttgagCTGttcactttagaaaataaataattagtttGACAAAGAAAAGCCAAGTCTAGCATCTCCAAGGGTTTCTCCCATCCTTTCTGCTCCCAAACAGTCTGAAagtaaaaacaacttttatttcaggtATATTTACATCTTTAACAAAACAAACCATTTACAAGATGTGTTTATTCACTTTATTCAAGAATTCCTTCTCTGAACCCTCAGTTTGGGAGGCCCCGGGAGACCTGAGGCACAACAGTCTATGATGGGAGCAACACAGCGCCCAACATTCCCTAAAGAGGATCCAGACCCGGGAGCTTGCTAACATTCTCACTATGGAGAGGAGCTCAACATGCACACAGCAAGTCAACCTGAACATTTCTATGAAGGAGGCCACTCTGTCATGGTGGTTAGAGCACtggtttcaaaatatatttttatccctGAAATTCTGCCATTAAAGAACAAATTTCCTCTTAAATCCCACCTTCTCCTTTCAAAAGCAAATTTCCTGGGAAGTAATAGAAATGAGATAATATCTAGCTCAAGAAAGATATTTATGATTGGTAGGAGAAGTAAGAAGGCAGACAAGCAAGTACATATAAATGTTTTTCTCTACATCGATTTGGCCAAAGATCAGCACTGATATCCTCAAATCTCTTTCCCATAGGCGTGCAGGAGAAGTAATTCAGTCGGTATTTATTAAATTCCTGTTTTGCAGCAGATACTATTGTTATGCTAAATTGATAAAGATGGACAAGACCTCTGCCCTGAAGGAGTCCACCATCTGTTTTTAGAATCATACAGAATAGATGGTCCATAATAAAATGTGATAATAACAGCAGGATATGCTTTCCTAGGGCTTACCATGTGTTAGGTATTCTCAAGCACTTTACCTACATTAACTCATGGGGTCCTCACCATAAtcctattatctcattttatacaAGAGAAAACTAAGAgacagagaaattaagaaatgttTCCAGCTAGTAAGTAACAAAGCTAGGATGTTTTGCAGGCTGTCTCTGACAAAGCAGGGACACCATTGTCCTGTTTGTCATCTTGGACAAACACCACCATTTTaagttccagctccctttctaACCTCATGCATTTCAAagaaatcacttctcttctaacaACAAGTAGCCAGAAAGAGTCgacagtaaaacacagataagatAGCTTGAGCACAGAGGGAGGGGGGAAAGTCTCTTGGGTAACCACCAAACTTACACTCATACAATGGGCCCTAGTAAAACAGTGGGCCctaataagcacattcctttctCTTTAGGTGCACTAAGATAGGGAAACTAAAAACAGACTCTGGGGGTACGTCTGCAGCTGCAGGAAGATGTACAGGAACAGACACAAaaactctccctcccagataagcaAGACAAAGAGACATAGAAACATTCTGAGCCTGTGATAAGCTCTCCCACCCCAAACCCTT
Above is a genomic segment from Chlorocebus sabaeus isolate Y175 chromosome 1, mChlSab1.0.hap1, whole genome shotgun sequence containing:
- the LOC103248945 gene encoding olfactory receptor 10D3, which translates into the protein MEVKNCSMVTEFILLGIPHTEGLEMVLFVLFLPFYACTLLGNVSILVAVMFSARLHTPMYFFLGNLSVFDMGFSSVTCPKMLLYLMGLSRLISYKDCVCQLFFFHFLGSIECFLYTVMAYDRFTAICYPLRYTVIMNPRICVALAVGTWLLGCIHSSILTSLTFALPYCGSNEVDHFFCDIPALFPLACADTSFAQRVSFTNVGLISLACFLLILLSYTRIMISILSIRTTEGRRRAFSTCSAHLIAILCAYGPIITVYLQPTPNPMLGTMVQILMNLVGPMLNPLIYTLRNEEVKTALKTILHKIGHVPES